Proteins encoded in a region of the Malaciobacter mytili LMG 24559 genome:
- a CDS encoding 50S ribosomal protein L25/general stress protein Ctc, with protein MLEGIVRDSMTKQATKSLRRDGFLIANIYGKGLENVHAAFKTNEFIKFLKNKTTVAFDVNVGGNVLKVVVQEYQKCPITSDLLHVDLMVAQPGVKATYYVPVNGIGTPKGLKNKGLFVYHKKRVPVKTTIENLPESFELTIDHLDTGDNILVRDLVLPEGVQCFLDPRVPVVGVIKAK; from the coding sequence ATGTTAGAGGGTATCGTTAGAGATAGTATGACAAAACAAGCAACTAAATCTTTAAGAAGAGATGGTTTCTTAATTGCAAATATCTATGGAAAAGGTTTAGAAAACGTTCACGCTGCGTTTAAAACAAATGAATTTATTAAATTCTTAAAAAATAAAACTACAGTTGCATTTGATGTAAATGTTGGTGGAAATGTTTTAAAAGTTGTAGTACAAGAATATCAAAAATGTCCAATCACTTCTGATTTATTACATGTTGATTTAATGGTTGCACAACCAGGTGTTAAAGCAACTTATTATGTTCCAGTAAATGGTATTGGTACTCCAAAAGGTTTAAAAAACAAAGGTCTTTTTGTTTACCATAAAAAAAGAGTTCCAGTTAAAACTACTATTGAGAACTTACCAGAGTCTTTTGAATTAACTATTGATCATTTAGATACAGGTGATAATATTTTAGTAAGAGATTTAGTATTACCAGAAGGTGTACAATGTTTCTTAGACCCAAGAGTACCTGTTGTTGGTGTAATTAAAGCTAAGTAA
- a CDS encoding LptF/LptG family permease, producing the protein MSILTKYILQKYLKSFLIVLVSLQLFFVGIDFFQNAKNLPDSANLQLLYLFYNSFFTLTLTLPLSLVFGWILTLVILIKGNELVALVSLGVSKNKIYSPVFKISFLLIVVLIGLQSTPLAYSYEEKSRILDNEYFISSKSDIFLKYNNYYIYFQKLYPLEQRAENIHIYNVSNEDIVESIVAKKAYFQNNKWYIIDAKILQKPQEIDFNSSKIEIRYEKFLNTLEGFKPKILNNVYESRSTFSIIDAVSALLLLKEQNINTDKIRAALYYELIVSFFILPLMMLIFIYSSLNSRFFNVGKFVSLSIFFTLIIWGLFFLLHKFSNSGIIIPEISLLLPMFLWFMISYIIYRKKISY; encoded by the coding sequence ATGAGCATTTTAACAAAATACATTTTGCAAAAATATTTAAAAAGTTTTTTAATTGTTTTAGTATCTTTACAACTATTTTTTGTGGGAATTGATTTCTTTCAAAATGCAAAAAATCTACCAGATTCTGCAAACTTACAATTACTATATCTTTTTTATAATAGTTTTTTTACCCTAACATTAACATTGCCATTATCATTGGTTTTTGGGTGGATTTTAACTTTAGTTATACTAATTAAAGGCAATGAATTAGTTGCCTTAGTCTCTTTAGGTGTTAGCAAAAATAAAATATATTCTCCTGTTTTTAAAATCTCTTTTTTATTAATTGTAGTTTTAATAGGACTACAATCTACACCTTTGGCATACTCATATGAAGAAAAAAGTAGAATTTTGGATAATGAATATTTTATTAGTTCAAAATCTGATATTTTTTTAAAGTACAATAATTATTATATTTATTTTCAAAAGCTTTATCCATTAGAGCAAAGAGCTGAAAATATACATATTTATAATGTTTCAAATGAAGATATTGTAGAAAGTATAGTTGCAAAGAAAGCATATTTTCAAAATAATAAGTGGTATATTATAGATGCAAAAATTCTTCAAAAACCACAAGAAATTGATTTTAATTCTTCAAAAATTGAAATAAGATATGAAAAATTTCTAAATACTTTAGAAGGTTTTAAACCTAAGATTTTAAATAATGTTTATGAATCAAGATCAACTTTTTCAATTATTGATGCAGTATCTGCTTTATTACTTTTAAAAGAGCAAAATATAAATACTGATAAGATTAGAGCAGCTTTATATTATGAATTAATCGTATCATTTTTTATTTTACCTTTGATGATGTTAATTTTTATATATTCTTCATTAAATAGTAGATTTTTCAATGTTGGAAAGTTTGTATCTTTGTCAATCTTTTTTACTTTAATAATTTGGGGACTTTTCTTTTTATTGCATAAATTCTCAAATAGTGGAATAATTATTCCTGAGATATCATTATTGTTACCAATGTTTTTATGGTTTATGATATCATATATTATTTATAGAAAAAAAATATCATATTAA
- the pth gene encoding aminoacyl-tRNA hydrolase, whose product MLIVGLGNIGDKYVLTRHNIGFMIIDEMIKNLKTSSINKSNFKADVYKSSYDLFVKPKTYMNLSGEAVIAIKNYYKIENEEIIVIHDDLDLPFGTVKFKIGGGHGGHNGLKSLDCHIGKDYIRVRVGIGKPENKEDVANYVLSNFSKEELNRLKDIIPHTIKAIEALKVESINEVKSKFTLK is encoded by the coding sequence ATGCTAATAGTAGGTCTTGGTAATATTGGGGATAAATACGTATTAACAAGACACAATATAGGGTTTATGATCATCGATGAGATGATCAAAAACCTTAAAACTTCTTCTATAAACAAATCAAACTTTAAAGCTGACGTTTATAAATCTTCTTATGACTTATTTGTTAAGCCTAAAACTTATATGAATCTTTCAGGTGAAGCAGTAATTGCAATTAAAAATTATTATAAAATAGAAAATGAAGAAATTATTGTTATTCATGATGATTTAGATTTACCTTTTGGAACTGTAAAGTTTAAAATTGGTGGAGGACATGGAGGTCATAATGGTCTTAAATCATTGGATTGTCACATTGGAAAGGATTATATAAGAGTTAGAGTTGGTATTGGAAAACCAGAAAACAAAGAAGATGTTGCAAATTATGTTTTAAGTAACTTTTCAAAAGAGGAATTAAATAGATTAAAGGATATAATACCTCATACTATCAAAGCAATAGAAGCACTTAAAGTTGAATCTATTAATGAAGTAAAATCTAAATTCACATTGAAGTAA
- a CDS encoding NUDIX domain-containing protein, with protein sequence MKKKSDKAYGVALYKIENKKIKILLCKSVKSKDRWGFLKGVMQTGETPAQCAKREFFEESSISVDISLFEEYFEQKNSEKDIGVWLANAKNIKGLDKYFTEDRLLDKYLSWENSKVKFFTLNELPEIKKKQKILIYKIKDFLKNKNQFH encoded by the coding sequence ATGAAAAAAAAATCTGATAAAGCTTATGGGGTTGCTTTATATAAGATTGAAAATAAAAAGATAAAAATCCTACTGTGTAAATCTGTGAAAAGTAAAGATAGATGGGGATTTTTAAAAGGTGTAATGCAAACTGGTGAAACTCCTGCACAATGTGCAAAAAGAGAGTTTTTTGAAGAGTCAAGTATAAGTGTAGATATCTCTTTATTTGAAGAGTATTTTGAACAAAAAAATAGTGAGAAAGATATTGGTGTTTGGCTTGCAAATGCTAAAAATATCAAAGGTTTAGATAAATATTTTACAGAGGATAGATTACTTGATAAGTATTTATCTTGGGAAAACTCAAAAGTTAAATTTTTTACTTTAAATGAGCTTCCAGAAATTAAGAAAAAGCAAAAAATTCTTATTTATAAAATCAAGGATTTTTTAAAAAATAAGAATCAATTCCATTAG